One region of Chryseobacterium muglaense genomic DNA includes:
- a CDS encoding glycosyltransferase family 2 protein, giving the protein MPKVSICIPTYNNLEAFKKCLDSVLMQTYTDYEVVVTDDSSNGEIKNYLNENSNRENIFYFKNKKTLGSPENWNEAIRKSKGEYIKILHHDDWFTHENSLEIFVQLLDKNPISAIAFVASKNINLENNMIINYNRPSKEKIEEIKNNPVTLLNGNFIGAPSATIFRKNNFSIFDSNTIWFVDIDFYIQILLQNNNLIFSEIDAISIGASPTQITKSVESNKTINIVEHFYLLNKWGIKKIITSPIEQTTYSLIKKFKIKNTQDIRKLGFKDSLPTDINKLFKKIFFSNLKEKLKSTIRTIVFPNKK; this is encoded by the coding sequence ATGCCTAAAGTTTCTATTTGCATACCAACCTACAATAATCTTGAAGCGTTCAAAAAATGCTTAGACTCTGTTCTCATGCAGACTTATACGGATTATGAAGTTGTAGTGACAGACGATTCTTCGAACGGGGAAATTAAAAACTACCTGAACGAGAATAGTAATCGGGAAAACATTTTTTATTTTAAAAATAAAAAAACTTTAGGTTCTCCTGAAAATTGGAACGAGGCAATAAGAAAATCTAAAGGAGAATACATCAAAATACTTCATCACGATGATTGGTTTACTCACGAAAACTCTTTAGAAATCTTTGTACAACTGCTGGATAAGAACCCTATATCTGCAATTGCTTTTGTAGCATCAAAAAATATAAATTTAGAAAACAATATGATTATTAACTATAATCGACCTTCTAAAGAAAAAATTGAAGAAATTAAAAATAATCCGGTCACCCTTTTGAATGGCAATTTTATTGGAGCTCCAAGTGCTACAATATTCCGAAAAAATAATTTTTCTATTTTTGATAGCAATACAATTTGGTTCGTAGATATTGATTTTTATATACAAATACTATTACAAAATAATAATTTAATATTTTCTGAAATTGATGCAATCAGCATAGGAGCAAGCCCTACCCAGATAACAAAAAGTGTAGAAAGCAATAAAACAATAAATATTGTTGAACATTTTTATCTTTTAAATAAGTGGGGTATAAAAAAAATCATTACCTCTCCTATTGAGCAAACTACCTACTCTCTGATAAAAAAATTTAAAATAAAAAACACACAAGATATTAGAAAATTAGGATTTAAAGATTCTCTACCAACAGATATCAACAAATTATTTAAAAAAATATTTTTTAGTAATTTAAAAGAAAAATTAAAATCTACGATAAGAACAATAGTCTTCCCTAACAAAAAATGA
- a CDS encoding TylF/MycF/NovP-related O-methyltransferase: MNFITKLAKRYLRNKGYDIIIPKDSLVLDKHKVTYQNDLLYTYHSCDFMKDPKFLESYELGKNTDGGMLLKDYDIQWRIHVLVWAANYAKNLEGDFADCGVSSGIFARAIINYIDFNNTGKTYYLLDTFQGMHENYSSEEEMKASSILGYDKEDKFEKVKKTFEPFNTKIIKGPIPETLSLVDSDKFSFISIDMNSVIPEVEALKFFWDRLVPGGIIVLDDHGYANVTKPQEYAQNDFAKSVGAEVLYLPTCQGIIIKS; the protein is encoded by the coding sequence ATGAATTTCATTACAAAACTAGCAAAAAGATACCTTCGCAATAAGGGCTATGATATCATTATTCCAAAAGATAGTCTTGTCTTAGACAAGCACAAAGTAACTTACCAAAATGATTTGCTCTATACTTACCATTCATGCGATTTTATGAAAGATCCTAAGTTCTTAGAATCTTATGAGCTCGGTAAAAATACAGATGGTGGTATGTTGCTAAAAGATTATGATATACAATGGAGAATACATGTCTTGGTCTGGGCAGCCAACTATGCCAAAAACCTAGAAGGTGACTTTGCCGATTGTGGGGTAAGCAGCGGTATTTTTGCCCGAGCAATCATCAACTATATAGATTTTAACAATACTGGAAAAACCTATTATCTTCTCGATACATTTCAAGGGATGCATGAAAATTACAGCTCTGAAGAGGAAATGAAAGCGAGCTCCATATTGGGATATGATAAAGAAGATAAATTTGAGAAGGTAAAAAAAACCTTTGAACCATTTAATACTAAAATAATCAAAGGTCCTATACCAGAAACTCTTTCTTTGGTAGATTCTGATAAATTTTCATTTATCTCAATAGATATGAATTCTGTAATTCCCGAGGTAGAAGCATTAAAATTTTTCTGGGACAGATTGGTACCTGGTGGAATTATCGTTTTGGATGACCACGGATATGCAAATGTTACTAAACCTCAAGAATATGCACAAAATGATTTTGCAAAATCGGTAGGTGCAGAAGTTTTATATTTACCTACTTGTCAAGGCATCATTATCAAATCATAA
- a CDS encoding ABC transporter ATP-binding protein, which produces MLALKAENISKQYRLGQVGTGTLTHDLNRFWHKIRGKENPYLKIGESNDRSTKGSSDYVWSLRDINFEIEQGDAVGIIGRNGAGKSTLLKLLSKVTKPTTGKIYTNGRIASLLEVGTGFHPEMTGRENVYLNGAILGMTKKEITRKFDEIVDFSGVERYIDTPVKRYSSGMYVRLAFAVAAHLESEILIVDEVLAVGDAEFQKKCLGKMGDVSKGEGRTVLFVSHNMTAIERLCTHSLYLKNGKLIDHDITPNIISKYISEDQKLNSMVEFENEDTNDMLMHKVWLENIDGKNTSDFFSDEEIFICMKFTNYRDNINLIQALSITNEMEIIVLASHDLNPEIKIRKKDKTYIAKCKIPSHFLNEGTFTCSLGLIDGLTYQPFVFKSDILKFRIKDRVNGISARGLYTGAFPGIVRPILNWETK; this is translated from the coding sequence ATGCTTGCATTAAAGGCAGAAAATATATCAAAACAATACAGACTAGGGCAAGTAGGCACGGGAACTTTAACCCATGACCTCAACCGGTTTTGGCACAAAATACGAGGAAAGGAAAACCCTTATCTTAAAATTGGCGAATCTAATGACCGTTCCACTAAAGGATCATCTGATTATGTATGGTCACTTCGCGACATTAATTTTGAAATTGAACAAGGGGATGCTGTAGGAATTATAGGACGAAACGGTGCCGGAAAATCTACTTTATTGAAACTCCTCAGTAAAGTTACCAAACCTACCACCGGAAAAATATATACCAATGGAAGAATTGCCTCTCTCCTCGAAGTGGGAACTGGTTTTCATCCTGAAATGACGGGTCGAGAAAACGTATACCTGAACGGAGCCATCCTTGGAATGACCAAGAAAGAAATTACCAGAAAGTTTGACGAGATTGTAGACTTCTCCGGGGTTGAAAGATATATCGACACTCCCGTAAAAAGATACTCTTCAGGAATGTATGTGCGTTTGGCATTTGCCGTGGCTGCGCATTTAGAATCTGAGATATTGATTGTAGATGAAGTTTTAGCCGTAGGAGATGCGGAATTTCAGAAAAAATGTTTGGGGAAGATGGGTGACGTAAGCAAAGGAGAAGGAAGAACAGTGCTTTTTGTAAGTCATAATATGACGGCTATAGAAAGGCTTTGTACTCATTCTTTATATCTGAAAAACGGAAAGCTCATTGACCATGATATTACCCCAAATATAATCTCAAAATATATTTCAGAAGACCAGAAGCTGAACTCAATGGTAGAATTTGAAAATGAAGACACTAACGACATGCTAATGCATAAGGTTTGGCTTGAAAATATTGATGGGAAAAACACTTCCGATTTTTTTTCTGATGAAGAAATTTTCATTTGCATGAAGTTCACAAACTACAGAGACAACATCAACCTGATACAAGCTCTAAGTATCACTAATGAAATGGAGATTATTGTATTAGCAAGTCATGATTTGAACCCTGAAATAAAAATTCGTAAAAAAGACAAAACTTACATCGCAAAATGTAAAATTCCTTCCCATTTTTTAAACGAAGGAACATTTACCTGCTCTTTAGGACTCATTGACGGACTCACATATCAACCTTTCGTTTTTAAAAGTGATATTCTAAAATTTAGAATCAAAGATAGAGTCAATGGAATTTCCGCAAGAGGTCTTTATACAGGAGCATTTCCAGGTATCGTAAGACCTATTTTAAATTGGGAAACTAAATAA
- a CDS encoding class I SAM-dependent methyltransferase, with product MKNILLKLFNRNTPKQPEPYDFDKNNPLGDGGERVDFTYSENLNISKLDLYQQNHIQRYLFAEKIIQSGHNCGDFACGTGYGSVILSKKANSVLGIDLNEKVISEIKKRYQNIQNVSFENKNLLEIDFENEFDTIVSFETIEHFTEENILRLLRLYHKALKNNGQLIFSVPYVQEESENAKKLGFHLTFEINENKISNWLSKIGFTVEKNYYQNYKTHTIHENLEDKEFIICIAKKNA from the coding sequence ATGAAAAATATTTTATTAAAACTATTTAATAGAAATACTCCAAAGCAACCAGAACCTTACGATTTTGACAAAAACAATCCTTTGGGTGACGGTGGTGAAAGAGTAGATTTTACTTATTCTGAAAACTTAAATATTTCAAAACTAGATTTATATCAGCAAAACCATATTCAAAGGTATTTATTCGCAGAAAAAATAATTCAGTCTGGTCATAATTGTGGAGATTTTGCGTGTGGCACAGGATACGGAAGTGTCATTTTAAGTAAAAAAGCAAACAGCGTACTCGGAATTGACCTCAACGAAAAAGTAATTTCTGAGATAAAAAAAAGGTATCAAAATATTCAAAATGTATCTTTTGAAAACAAAAACTTGTTAGAAATTGATTTTGAAAATGAATTTGACACCATCGTTTCTTTTGAAACAATAGAGCATTTCACTGAAGAAAATATCCTTAGATTACTACGTCTTTATCATAAAGCTTTGAAAAATAATGGACAATTGATATTTTCGGTTCCGTATGTGCAGGAAGAATCTGAAAATGCTAAAAAACTCGGTTTTCATTTAACATTTGAAATCAATGAAAATAAAATTTCAAACTGGCTAAGCAAAATAGGATTTACTGTTGAAAAAAATTATTATCAAAATTATAAAACACATACCATCCACGAAAATCTAGAGGATAAAGAATTTATTATCTGTATCGCCAAAAAAAATGCCTAA
- a CDS encoding GDP-L-fucose synthase family protein, translated as MINKSSKIYITGHRGMLGSTTLNLFKEVGYTNIITATHAELDLTNQQAVEDFFQKEKPEYVIHIAAKVGGIKANIDNPAIFLYDNLIMQANVINSSYKNGVKKFVFLGSSCIYPKESPQPMKEEYLLSGKLEPTNEGYAIGKIAGIKLLETYYQQYGFNSISLMPSNIYGPNDSFDLAHAHVLSSLVKRFVDAKEENATSVTLWGTGIARREFLNVADCAKAILYLFENYNSHQFINIGPGNDISIKELATLISQKTGYDGEILWDAEKPDGMLKKCMDVDKMKQAGFAPSILLEQGIEEVIKSYKELKK; from the coding sequence ATGATAAATAAATCCTCCAAAATATACATTACAGGCCATCGTGGAATGTTGGGAAGTACCACTTTAAATTTATTTAAAGAAGTTGGCTACACCAATATTATTACAGCAACTCACGCTGAATTAGATTTAACCAACCAACAAGCTGTTGAAGATTTTTTTCAAAAAGAAAAACCTGAGTATGTAATTCATATTGCAGCAAAAGTAGGCGGTATAAAAGCAAACATCGACAATCCTGCGATTTTCTTGTATGACAATCTCATTATGCAGGCAAATGTTATCAATTCATCCTATAAAAACGGTGTTAAAAAATTTGTTTTCTTAGGGAGCTCATGTATTTATCCCAAAGAATCTCCTCAACCGATGAAGGAAGAGTACCTTCTTAGCGGAAAACTAGAACCCACCAACGAAGGATATGCCATCGGAAAAATTGCCGGTATAAAATTATTAGAAACCTATTATCAACAATATGGCTTCAACAGTATCAGTCTTATGCCGAGTAATATTTATGGTCCTAATGACAGTTTTGATTTAGCTCATGCCCATGTTTTATCGTCTTTGGTTAAAAGATTTGTTGATGCTAAGGAAGAAAACGCAACTTCTGTGACACTTTGGGGAACAGGTATTGCGAGACGGGAGTTTTTAAATGTTGCAGATTGTGCAAAAGCGATTTTGTATCTGTTTGAAAATTATAATTCTCATCAATTCATAAACATTGGACCGGGAAATGATATCAGCATAAAAGAATTGGCAACATTAATCTCGCAAAAAACAGGATACGACGGGGAAATCCTTTGGGATGCAGAGAAACCTGATGGCATGCTGAAAAAATGTATGGATGTTGATAAGATGAAACAGGCAGGTTTTGCACCGTCAATTTTATTAGAACAAGGAATAGAAGAAGTTATTAAAAGCTATAAAGAACTTAAGAAATGA
- a CDS encoding DegT/DnrJ/EryC1/StrS family aminotransferase produces the protein MRIPLMRKAFLNEVETKKALAEFILQADRLSMDVECGKFEKKFAEYQECKHAILFNSGGSANLAMLQALKNLGKLKDGDKVGFSALTWSTNTMPIIQMNMVPVVIDVTPNVINTTSEDLLDRLKTTDLQALFITNILGFTGDIQKIKEICEERNIILIEDNCESLGTQLPEGRTGNFGLGASFSFFVAHHMSTIEGGMVCTSDDEYAEMLRIVRANGWDRNLNPEQQQKWRSEFGIQSEFEAKYTFYDLGFNFRPTEITGFLGQYQMQFLEKNIQSREQNYLRIEKVVQENPDFLDLQHAHINVLSTFAFPFVCKTPELRTHYIQKFIDAGVEIRPMIAGNMQSQPFYKKYVKEVYDMPGADMMHNNGFYCGNYPELLEEDLVVFENLLRK, from the coding sequence ATGAGAATACCATTAATGCGTAAAGCCTTCTTAAATGAAGTAGAAACTAAAAAAGCTTTGGCAGAATTCATCCTTCAGGCAGACCGTTTGAGCATGGATGTAGAATGTGGAAAATTTGAAAAAAAATTCGCAGAATATCAGGAATGTAAACACGCCATTCTTTTCAACAGTGGAGGTAGCGCAAATCTTGCCATGTTGCAGGCTTTGAAAAATCTTGGCAAACTAAAAGATGGTGATAAAGTTGGGTTCTCGGCACTGACCTGGTCTACCAATACGATGCCTATTATCCAGATGAACATGGTTCCTGTGGTAATAGACGTTACACCAAACGTGATTAATACAACTTCTGAAGATTTATTAGACCGATTAAAGACAACCGATTTACAAGCACTTTTCATCACCAATATATTAGGTTTTACGGGAGATATTCAGAAAATTAAAGAGATTTGTGAAGAGCGAAATATTATCCTGATAGAAGACAACTGCGAATCTTTAGGAACACAATTACCGGAAGGCAGAACAGGAAATTTTGGGCTTGGAGCCAGTTTCTCATTCTTCGTTGCCCATCACATGAGCACAATAGAAGGCGGAATGGTTTGTACAAGCGATGACGAATATGCCGAAATGCTGCGCATTGTAAGAGCAAACGGTTGGGACAGAAACTTAAATCCTGAACAACAGCAAAAATGGAGATCTGAGTTTGGAATTCAATCTGAGTTTGAAGCTAAATATACTTTTTATGATTTAGGATTCAACTTCAGACCCACCGAAATCACTGGCTTTTTAGGACAATATCAAATGCAGTTTTTAGAGAAAAACATTCAGTCAAGAGAGCAAAATTATTTGAGAATAGAGAAAGTAGTACAAGAAAATCCCGATTTTTTAGACCTTCAGCATGCTCATATTAATGTTTTATCCACATTTGCTTTTCCATTTGTTTGTAAAACACCAGAATTACGCACTCATTATATTCAGAAATTTATAGACGCTGGGGTAGAAATTCGTCCGATGATTGCCGGTAATATGCAGAGTCAGCCCTTTTACAAAAAATACGTAAAAGAAGTTTACGATATGCCCGGAGCAGATATGATGCATAATAACGGTTTTTATTGTGGTAATTATCCTGAGCTTTTAGAAGAAGACCTTGTTGTTTTTGAAAACTTACTTCGTAAATAA